The Candidatus Sulfotelmatobacter sp. region CGCAGTTCTATCTGCGCACGACGGACGTGACGGGCGTGGCGGAATTGCCGGCGGGCACCGAGATGGTGATGCCGGGAGACAACGTCAGCCTGGTGATCGAGCTGATCACGCCGGTGGCCATGGAAAAAGGCCTGCGCTTCGCCATCCGCGAAGGTGGGCACACGGTAGGCGCCGGCACGATTGCGGAGATTGTGCAGTAGCGGTCGTTGCTCGTCGGTCGTTGGTCGTTGGTCGTCAGTCGTTGGTCGTTGGAAAACGCGGGACGATGCGAAATGCAGAGATCCTTCGGCGACAAAGAACGTCGCCTCAGGATGACAAAGGGCTTGAGCTAAAAGCTAAAGGCCAATAGCCAGTAGCTAATAAGCGGCTTGCAACTTGCCGCCAGTTCTTTCCTCCTGGAGATGCCAGGAGAGTCGGAGAGATGAAACAGTGATTGGAAAAGAAAGAATTCGCATCCGGTTGAAGGCTTACGACTACCGCATCCTGGACCAGTCGACGGGCGAGATTGTCGAAACCGCACGCCGCACCGGAGCCCAGATTGCGGGGCCGATTCCACTGCCCACGATGAAGAACAAGTACTGCGTGCTGCGTTCGCCGCACGTGGACAAGAAGTCGCGGGAGCAGTTTGAGATCCGCACCCACAAGCGCCTGCTTGATATTCTGGAGCCGACGCAGCAAACGGTGGACGCGCTGATGAAGCTCGATCTGCCGGCGGGCGTGGATGTGGAGATCAAGGCGTTCGGGAAAGAACATAAATAAGCTTCTGGCTCCTGGCTTCTAGCTAGGGCGGCAAGCTTCCCAGCCAATAACCGTCGTAACAACGACAGAGCCAAGCTGGGCACGGAGAAGGAAATGGCGACGAAGGTAGCTGGGATTCTGGGCAAGAAGGTCGGGATGACGCAACTGTTTGACTCCAAGGGTGATGTTCGCCCGGTCACAGTGCTCAAGGCTGGTCCGTGTGTGGTGACGCAGCACAAAACCGCCACGCGCGACGGCTATGAGGCGGCCCAGATCGGCCTGGTTGAGTTTGTGAAAGAGTCGCGGCTCACCAAGCCGGCGCAAGGACACTTGGCGAAGCACAATCTGCCGCCGGTAAAGTTCATGCGAGAAGTGCCGCTCGAGATCGACGGCGCGGCCGATGGCGAGGGTTCCGTAAAAGTCGGCGACCGCGTGCTGGTTGAGATGTTCGACGGCGAGCGTTTTGTGGACATCGTCGGTATCAGCAAGGGACGCGGGTTTCAGGGCGTGGTGAAGCGGCATCATTTTGCCGGCGGTCCGAAGTCGCACGGTTCGATGTTCCAAATTACCGGTTCGATCGGATCGTCGGCGTTTCCGTCGCGCGTATTTAAAGGCATGCGGATGTCGGGGCACATGGGCAATGCCCGCGTGACTCAGCGCAATCTTCGAGTCCTTGGGGTTGACAAGGAAGAAAATTTGCTGGTGGTCGAAGGCAGCGTGCCCGGACCGGAGAATGGCTACATCATTATTACGAAGGCGAAGAAGCCGCCACGAGAGCGCCGCGGGTTCGCAGGTTCGGCGACGGTGGATCCGTTGAAGGCTGCGAAGCGGGCGGCGAAGAAGGCATAAGAACGGTCGTCGGTCGTTGGTCGTCGGCCAAAGCAGAAAACATATGGCAACGATAGATATACACAATTTGCAGGGCGAGAAGGTTGGGACTTTGGATCTCGCCGACGAAATTTTCGGCGCGGTCAACGAAGACCTGCTCTGGGAAGCGGTGAAACATTACCGCGCCTCGGAACGCGCCGGCACGCATAAAACCAAAGCCCGCTGGGAAGTTTCCGGCTCCGGCAAGAAGCTCTGGAAGCAGAAGGGCACGGGCCGGGCCCGCATCGGATCGATCCGGTCGCCTCTGTGGCGGCATGGTGCGACCGTGCATGGACCGCAACCGCGTTCTTACGACTACACCTTTCCCAAGAAGAAGCTGATGGGTGCGCTGCGTTCGGCGCTGGCGGCGAAACTGGCGGATGGCAAGCTGATCGTGGTGAACACGTTTGAAATGAAGGAACCGAAGACCAAAGAGTTCCGCAAGTCGCTTGACCTGCTGCAGGTCGATAAAACGGTTCTGATCGTCGAAGAAGCGAAGCACGAGAGCGCGAACCTGGCCTTGAGCGCGCGCAACATTGCGGGGCTGGAACTGGCGCGGAGCAACGAAGTGCATCCGTATCACCTGCTGAAGTATGATCGCGCGATTTTCTCGCAGCCGGCGATAGAGAAGTTGCAGGTTTCCTTGCAGTCATCGGTGTCGAAGCGGCAGCACAAGCCGGAACCGGACGATATCGCAAAGAAACCGGTGCGCGA contains the following coding sequences:
- the rpsJ gene encoding 30S ribosomal protein S10, yielding MGKERIRIRLKAYDYRILDQSTGEIVETARRTGAQIAGPIPLPTMKNKYCVLRSPHVDKKSREQFEIRTHKRLLDILEPTQQTVDALMKLDLPAGVDVEIKAFGKEHK
- the rplC gene encoding 50S ribosomal protein L3 produces the protein MATKVAGILGKKVGMTQLFDSKGDVRPVTVLKAGPCVVTQHKTATRDGYEAAQIGLVEFVKESRLTKPAQGHLAKHNLPPVKFMREVPLEIDGAADGEGSVKVGDRVLVEMFDGERFVDIVGISKGRGFQGVVKRHHFAGGPKSHGSMFQITGSIGSSAFPSRVFKGMRMSGHMGNARVTQRNLRVLGVDKEENLLVVEGSVPGPENGYIIITKAKKPPRERRGFAGSATVDPLKAAKRAAKKA
- the rplD gene encoding 50S ribosomal protein L4 produces the protein MATIDIHNLQGEKVGTLDLADEIFGAVNEDLLWEAVKHYRASERAGTHKTKARWEVSGSGKKLWKQKGTGRARIGSIRSPLWRHGATVHGPQPRSYDYTFPKKKLMGALRSALAAKLADGKLIVVNTFEMKEPKTKEFRKSLDLLQVDKTVLIVEEAKHESANLALSARNIAGLELARSNEVHPYHLLKYDRAIFSQPAIEKLQVSLQSSVSKRQHKPEPDDIAKKPVRERRRRTRHEKAAEVA